A region from the Lolium perenne isolate Kyuss_39 chromosome 4, Kyuss_2.0, whole genome shotgun sequence genome encodes:
- the LOC139830273 gene encoding uncharacterized protein yields the protein MEVNMQAASLWDAIEDADVSRRKDKQALAALLLSTPPEMHPILMGKAAWETSCRTRVMIVMDGVRDDRLQERQARQAVNEFGLRITNLTATMCSLGDTCKDVKIVRKFLSIVTSRFMQIAFSVETLMDMATLTVEEVVGHLRAVEDRLNNDQGTSDSGGHLLLTEKQWEEKKRQSRGQKGGKLSPSKPTLAPGPGGKIEHDKCRYCGKKGHWQSECMKKQRDEAAGTAALATGEQVFFMRNARVVLKRTPDDTDMDSIFADLDKSITGKVRFGDGSVIDICGHGTVLFAMDNEHHREF from the exons ATGGAGGTGAACATGCAGGCGGCATCGCTCTGGGACGCGATCGAGGATGCCGATGTCTCTCGCCGGAAGGACAAGCAGGCCCTGGCGGCGCTGCTGCTCTCTACCCCACCTGAGATGCATCCGATACTGATGGGCAAGGCAGCGTGGGAAACTAGCTGCAGAACCAGGGTAATGATCGTGATGGACGGAGTTCGAGATGATCGCCTTCAAGAACGGCAAGCGCGTCAAGCCGTCAACGAGTTCGGACTACGGATCACGAACCTCACTGCCACCATGTGCTCCCTCGGTGACACCTGCAAAGACGTGAAGATAGTAAGAAAATTTCTCTCTATCGTTACAAGCCGCTTCATGCAGATTGCGTTCTCCGTGGAGACATTAATGGACATGGCCACTCTCACCGTGGAAGAGGTCGTGGGCCACCTCCGTGCGGTCGAGGATCGCCTGAACAATGATCAAGGCACCTCCGACTCCGGTGGCCACCTGCTGCTAACGGAGAAGCAGTGGGAGGAGAAGAAAAGGCAGAGCCGGGGACAGAAAGGAGGGAAACTTTCTCCGTCCAAGCCTACGCTGGCACCTGGGCCCGGTGGCAAGATCGAGCACGACAAATGTCGCTACTGTGGCAAGAAAGGCCACTGGCAGAGCGAGTGCATGAAGAAGCAACGCGACGAGGCCGCAG GCACGGCTGCGCTGGCTACAGGGGAGCAGGTCTTCTTCATGAGGAACGCGCGCGTCGTGCTCAAGCGAACACCGGACGACACCGACATGGACTCTATTTTTGCTGACCTAGACAAGAGCATCACCGGCAAGGTGCGGTTCGGCGATGGATCCGTCATCGACATCTGTGGCCACGGGACGGTACTGTTCGCCATGGATAACGAGCACCACCGTGAGTTCTAG